In Flavobacterium endoglycinae, one DNA window encodes the following:
- a CDS encoding dihydrofolate reductase, with product MIIMIAAIAENNALGKNNELVWHLPNDFKRFKSLTTNHHIIMGRKTFESFPKPLPNRVHIVITRQTDYKPEGCIVVDSMEKAIALCPENEDSYIIGGGEIYTLGMPFSDILEITKVHHTFDADAFFPKISKSEWQLVEAEENFKDEKHLYDYTYETYIRK from the coding sequence ATGATTATAATGATTGCGGCTATTGCCGAAAATAATGCCCTTGGGAAGAATAACGAATTAGTATGGCATCTTCCAAATGATTTTAAAAGATTTAAATCTCTTACCACAAATCATCATATTATTATGGGCAGAAAAACTTTTGAAAGTTTTCCTAAACCTTTACCTAACAGAGTTCATATTGTAATAACAAGACAAACAGATTACAAACCTGAAGGCTGCATTGTGGTTGACAGTATGGAAAAAGCTATTGCATTATGTCCTGAAAATGAAGATTCATACATTATTGGCGGAGGCGAGATTTACACTCTTGGAATGCCTTTTTCTGATATTCTTGAAATTACGAAAGTACATCACACTTTTGATGCTGATGCTTTTTTTCCAAAAATTAGTAAAAGTGAATGGCAGTTAGTTGAAGCTGAAGAAAATTTCAAAGATGAAAAACATCTTTACGATTACACTTACGAAACTTACATTAGAAAATAA
- a CDS encoding electron transfer flavoprotein subunit alpha/FixB family protein — MSILIYAESAEGKFKKVAFELASYAKKVAESLGTTVTALTVNVSDVSELGKYGVDKVLKVSNDKLAGFNAKAYADVIKQAAQKEGTKLVLLSSTTDSIYLSPLVAVALEAGFASNVVGLPISTSPFQVKRNAFSNKAFNITEISTDVKVLGLAKNSYGLFESAGAATAEDFSPSIGDDDFGVKVESVEKVTGKVSIADADIVVSGGRGLKGPENWGLVENLAEVLGAATACSKPVSDLGWRPHSEHVGQTGKPVATNLYIAIGISGAIQHIAGINSSKVKVVINNDPEAPFFKVADYGIVGDAFEIVPKLTEKLKAFKAQHS, encoded by the coding sequence ATGTCAATATTAATATATGCAGAATCTGCAGAAGGAAAATTTAAAAAAGTTGCTTTCGAATTAGCTTCTTACGCTAAAAAAGTAGCAGAATCATTAGGAACTACTGTTACAGCTCTAACTGTAAACGTTAGCGATGTAAGCGAATTAGGCAAATACGGAGTTGATAAAGTTCTTAAAGTAAGTAACGATAAATTAGCTGGTTTTAATGCAAAAGCTTATGCTGATGTTATTAAACAAGCAGCTCAGAAAGAAGGAACAAAATTAGTTTTACTATCTTCAACTACAGACAGCATTTACCTTTCACCACTAGTTGCGGTAGCTTTAGAAGCTGGTTTCGCTTCAAATGTAGTTGGGTTACCAATTAGCACTTCTCCTTTCCAAGTAAAAAGAAATGCTTTCTCAAACAAAGCTTTCAACATTACAGAAATCAGCACAGATGTAAAAGTGCTTGGTTTAGCTAAAAACTCTTATGGACTTTTTGAAAGCGCAGGAGCTGCTACAGCAGAAGATTTCAGTCCATCAATTGGAGATGATGATTTTGGTGTAAAAGTAGAATCTGTAGAAAAAGTAACTGGAAAAGTTTCTATCGCTGATGCTGATATCGTAGTTTCTGGCGGACGTGGATTAAAAGGTCCAGAAAACTGGGGATTAGTTGAAAATCTAGCTGAAGTTTTAGGTGCTGCAACTGCTTGTTCTAAACCAGTTTCAGATTTAGGATGGAGACCTCACAGCGAACACGTTGGACAAACAGGTAAACCAGTTGCAACAAACTTGTATATTGCGATTGGTATCTCAGGAGCCATCCAGCATATTGCAGGTATCAACTCATCTAAAGTAAAAGTAGTAATCAATAACGATCCAGAAGCTCCTTTCTTTAAAGTGGCTGATTACGGAATAGTAGGAGATGCTTTTGAAATCGTACCTAAACTAACAGAGAAATTAAAAGCTTTTAAAGCACAACATTCTTAA
- the ubiE gene encoding bifunctional demethylmenaquinone methyltransferase/2-methoxy-6-polyprenyl-1,4-benzoquinol methylase UbiE, protein MSEKVTPYKDSSLGKKEQVAQMFDNISGNYDNLNRVISFGIDTKWRKKVLKIVSDTKPKTILDIATGTGDLAILMAKTNAEKIIGLDISAGMLEVGKKKVEDKKLSNVIDLVLGDSENIPFEDNHFDAITVGFGVRNFENLEKGFAEILRVLKPNGIFVILETSVPEKTPYKQGYKFYTKNILPVIGKIFSKDNSAYGYLSESAAVFPYGEALNNILRKTGFIDVVAMPQTFGVATIYSASKK, encoded by the coding sequence ATGTCTGAAAAAGTAACTCCATATAAAGACTCTTCTTTAGGAAAGAAAGAGCAGGTTGCCCAAATGTTTGATAACATTTCTGGCAACTATGATAATTTAAACCGCGTAATCTCATTTGGTATTGATACGAAATGGAGAAAAAAAGTACTTAAAATAGTTTCTGATACCAAACCAAAAACTATTTTAGATATTGCTACAGGAACTGGTGATCTGGCAATTTTGATGGCTAAAACCAATGCAGAAAAAATTATTGGACTGGATATTTCTGCCGGAATGCTTGAAGTGGGAAAAAAGAAAGTCGAAGACAAAAAGCTTTCAAATGTAATCGATTTGGTTTTGGGAGATTCTGAAAACATTCCTTTTGAAGACAACCATTTTGATGCTATTACAGTAGGATTTGGTGTTCGTAACTTTGAAAATCTTGAAAAAGGTTTTGCAGAAATTTTACGTGTATTGAAGCCTAACGGAATTTTCGTGATTCTGGAAACTTCGGTACCAGAAAAAACACCATATAAACAAGGATATAAATTCTACACCAAAAATATACTTCCGGTTATAGGAAAGATTTTTTCTAAAGACAATTCAGCATATGGCTATTTATCTGAATCTGCCGCTGTTTTTCCTTATGGAGAAGCTTTAAACAATATTTTAAGAAAAACTGGGTTTATAGATGTTGTAGCAATGCCGC
- a CDS encoding thymidylate synthase codes for MKQYLDLVKHVLENGNQKGDRTGTGTKSVFGYQMRFDLSEGFPMVTTKKLHLKSIIYELLWFLKGDTNIKYLKENGVKIWDEWADSNGDLGPVYGHQWRNWNSEEIDQISELITELKTNPNSRRMLVSAWNPSVLPDTKKSFEENVANNKAALPPCHAFFQFYVASADPEKGETKGKLSCQLYQRSADIFLGVPFNIASYALLTMMIAQVCDLEPGDFIHTFGDAHIYNNHFEQLELQLTREPKPLPKMILNPEIKNIFDFDYDDFTLVDYDPHPAIKGSVAV; via the coding sequence ATGAAACAATACTTAGATTTAGTAAAACACGTTTTAGAAAACGGCAATCAAAAAGGAGACCGAACAGGAACAGGAACAAAAAGTGTTTTCGGCTACCAGATGCGTTTTGATTTAAGTGAAGGTTTCCCAATGGTTACGACTAAAAAACTTCATTTAAAATCCATCATTTACGAATTACTTTGGTTTTTAAAAGGAGATACTAATATAAAATACCTAAAGGAAAACGGAGTAAAAATCTGGGACGAATGGGCCGATTCTAATGGCGATTTAGGCCCCGTTTACGGTCATCAATGGCGTAATTGGAATAGCGAAGAAATCGACCAGATCTCTGAATTAATTACAGAATTAAAGACAAATCCGAATAGTAGAAGAATGCTAGTCTCTGCATGGAATCCATCGGTTTTGCCAGATACTAAAAAATCTTTTGAAGAAAATGTTGCCAACAACAAAGCCGCATTACCTCCATGTCATGCCTTTTTTCAGTTTTATGTGGCAAGTGCAGATCCTGAAAAAGGAGAAACAAAAGGAAAATTATCCTGCCAATTATACCAGCGAAGTGCAGATATATTTTTAGGAGTTCCTTTTAATATTGCTTCGTACGCATTATTAACGATGATGATTGCACAAGTTTGCGATTTAGAACCAGGCGATTTTATCCACACTTTTGGTGATGCGCATATTTACAACAATCATTTTGAACAATTGGAATTGCAGTTAACACGTGAGCCAAAACCATTACCAAAAATGATTTTAAATCCAGAGATTAAAAACATTTTCGATTTTGATTATGACGATTTTACACTTGTTGACTATGATCCACATCCTGCGATCAAAGGAAGTGTTGCTGTATAA
- a CDS encoding isoamylase early set domain-containing protein, with product MSLKKQFVKTKPVCKVTFSIDAKDADSAAVVGDFNNWNAEEGVLSKLKNGTFKATYDLVKDAIYEFKYVIDGNYVNDPEADFYKWNDFAGSENGVVVV from the coding sequence ATGTCTCTTAAGAAACAATTTGTCAAAACTAAACCAGTTTGTAAAGTAACCTTTTCTATCGATGCCAAAGATGCTGATTCGGCAGCAGTTGTTGGAGATTTCAATAATTGGAACGCAGAAGAAGGTGTTTTAAGCAAACTTAAAAACGGAACTTTCAAAGCTACTTACGATCTGGTAAAAGATGCGATTTACGAATTTAAGTATGTAATCGACGGAAATTATGTAAACGATCCCGAAGCTGATTTCTACAAATGGAATGATTTTGCTGGGAGTGAAAATGGAGTAGTAGTTGTATAA
- a CDS encoding electron transfer flavoprotein subunit beta/FixA family protein encodes MKILVCISHVPDTTSKINFTNGDSEFDTNGVQYVINPNDEFGLTRAIWFQEQQGANVTVVNVGGPDTEPTLRKALAIGANEAIRVNANPTDGFFVAKQLAEVIKNGGYDLVIAGKESLDYNGGMVPGMIAGILGYNFLNSCTGLTVDGNSVKAIREIDGGKETVGTALPLIIGAQKGLVEEKDLRIPNMRGIMTARTKALTILEPVDAAVNTKAVKFEKPAPKSAVKLVSADNLDELINLLHSEAKVI; translated from the coding sequence ATGAAAATACTAGTTTGCATCAGCCATGTGCCTGATACTACTTCAAAAATTAACTTTACCAATGGTGACTCAGAATTTGACACTAACGGTGTACAATATGTAATTAATCCTAACGACGAATTCGGTCTTACACGTGCTATCTGGTTTCAAGAACAGCAAGGAGCAAATGTAACAGTTGTAAACGTTGGAGGTCCAGATACAGAACCAACATTGCGTAAAGCTTTAGCAATTGGTGCAAATGAAGCAATTCGTGTTAATGCAAATCCTACTGACGGTTTTTTTGTGGCAAAACAATTAGCTGAAGTAATCAAAAATGGTGGTTACGATTTAGTAATTGCCGGAAAAGAATCTTTAGATTATAACGGAGGAATGGTTCCTGGAATGATTGCAGGAATTTTAGGTTATAACTTCTTAAACTCTTGTACCGGTTTAACAGTTGACGGAAACAGCGTAAAAGCAATTCGCGAAATTGATGGTGGTAAAGAAACTGTAGGCACTGCTCTTCCATTAATTATTGGTGCTCAAAAAGGTCTTGTTGAAGAAAAAGATTTACGTATTCCAAACATGAGAGGAATTATGACTGCAAGAACTAAAGCGCTTACTATTCTTGAGCCGGTTGATGCAGCTGTAAATACAAAAGCGGTAAAATTTGAGAAACCAGCTCCAAAATCAGCAGTTAAATTAGTTTCTGCAGATAATTTAGATGAGTTAATCAATTTATTACACAGCGAGGCTAAAGTGATTTAA
- a CDS encoding 2TM domain-containing protein encodes MEKEVHEQYEYARRRIRQKKVLYFHFVLFLLGSLFIFVANKFFGFGASSEHNWCLWGITLWFFLFILHFIKVYITDRFMNKKWEREQIDRLVALQQKRISQLESKINEDTENKI; translated from the coding sequence ATGGAAAAAGAAGTGCACGAACAATACGAGTATGCCAGAAGACGTATAAGACAAAAAAAAGTCCTGTATTTCCATTTTGTACTCTTTCTACTTGGAAGCTTATTTATATTTGTCGCTAATAAATTTTTCGGTTTTGGAGCATCATCAGAACACAACTGGTGTTTATGGGGAATTACATTATGGTTCTTTCTGTTTATTTTACACTTTATAAAAGTTTACATTACAGACCGATTTATGAATAAAAAATGGGAAAGAGAACAAATTGACCGATTAGTTGCTTTACAACAGAAAAGAATTAGTCAATTAGAATCTAAAATAAATGAAGATACTGAGAATAAAATTTAG
- a CDS encoding pyruvate dehydrogenase complex E1 component subunit beta, translated as MRTIQFREAICEAMSEEMRRDESIYLMGEEVAEYNGAYKASKGMLAEFGEKRVIDTPIAELGFSGIAVGSAMNGNRPIVEYMTFNFCLVGIDQIINNAAKMRQMTGGQFNVPIVFRGPTASAGQLGATHSQALENWFANTPGLKVIVPSTPYDAKGLLKSAIRDNDPVIFMESEQMYGDKGEVPDGEYTIPIGVADVKREGKDVTIVSFGKIIKEAFIAADELEKEGISCEIIDLRTVRPMDKDAILKSVKKTNRLVILEEAWPVASISSEITYIVQEQAFDFLDAPIQRITTADTPAPYSPVLLKEWLPNAGDVVKAVKKVLYK; from the coding sequence ATGAGAACAATACAATTTAGAGAGGCCATTTGCGAAGCGATGAGCGAAGAAATGCGTCGCGATGAATCCATATATTTAATGGGAGAAGAGGTTGCAGAATACAACGGAGCTTACAAAGCTTCAAAAGGAATGCTTGCTGAGTTTGGTGAAAAAAGAGTAATCGATACTCCAATTGCTGAGCTTGGTTTTTCAGGAATTGCAGTAGGTTCTGCAATGAATGGAAACCGCCCTATTGTAGAATATATGACATTCAACTTCTGTTTAGTTGGTATTGATCAAATTATAAATAACGCTGCTAAAATGCGTCAAATGACAGGGGGACAGTTTAATGTGCCTATCGTTTTCCGCGGACCAACAGCTTCTGCTGGTCAATTGGGAGCTACTCACTCACAAGCTTTAGAAAACTGGTTTGCTAACACTCCAGGTCTTAAAGTTATTGTTCCTTCAACTCCTTACGATGCAAAAGGACTTTTAAAATCTGCCATTCGCGACAATGACCCTGTAATTTTCATGGAATCTGAGCAAATGTACGGTGATAAAGGTGAAGTGCCAGACGGAGAATACACAATTCCAATTGGTGTTGCCGATGTTAAACGTGAAGGTAAAGACGTAACTATCGTTTCTTTCGGAAAAATCATTAAAGAAGCTTTCATTGCTGCTGATGAATTAGAAAAAGAAGGAATCTCTTGTGAGATCATCGACTTAAGAACTGTTCGTCCAATGGATAAAGATGCAATTCTTAAATCAGTTAAAAAAACAAATCGTTTAGTAATTCTTGAAGAAGCTTGGCCAGTTGCTAGTATTTCTTCTGAAATCACATACATCGTGCAAGAGCAAGCATTTGATTTCCTTGATGCACCAATTCAACGTATTACAACTGCAGATACTCCTGCGCCATATTCTCCTGTATTGCTTAAAGAATGGTTACCAAATGCAGGTGATGTAGTAAAAGCGGTTAAGAAAGTATTATACAAGTAA
- a CDS encoding bifunctional nuclease family protein yields the protein MSLVKLSIKGISYSQTQNGAYALILNEVDGERKLPIVIGAFEAQSIAIALEKEIKPPRPLTHDLFKNFAERFDIVVKQVIIHKLVDGVFYSSLICERDKIEEIIDARTSDAIALALRFNAPIFTYKNILDKAGIYLKSNTAESDQGTQEIDDVLSNPETFGREEESNQSGDVYAKHSLQELNELLDQAVSQEDYEKAAKIRDEISRR from the coding sequence ATGAGTCTAGTAAAATTATCCATAAAAGGAATTTCATACAGCCAAACTCAAAATGGCGCTTATGCCTTAATTTTGAATGAAGTCGACGGCGAAAGAAAATTACCAATTGTTATTGGCGCTTTTGAAGCTCAATCAATCGCTATTGCCCTAGAAAAAGAAATAAAACCACCGCGTCCGTTAACACACGATTTATTCAAAAACTTTGCTGAAAGATTTGATATTGTAGTAAAGCAAGTTATTATTCATAAATTAGTCGATGGTGTTTTTTATTCAAGTTTAATCTGCGAAAGAGATAAAATTGAAGAAATTATTGACGCAAGAACTTCAGACGCAATAGCTCTGGCATTACGTTTCAATGCCCCTATTTTTACTTACAAAAACATTCTGGATAAAGCTGGAATTTATTTAAAATCAAATACTGCCGAAAGCGATCAGGGAACTCAGGAAATTGATGATGTTCTTTCAAATCCTGAAACTTTTGGACGTGAAGAAGAAAGCAACCAATCTGGCGACGTGTATGCAAAACACAGTCTTCAAGAATTAAACGAACTTTTGGATCAAGCCGTTTCTCAAGAAGATTATGAAAAAGCAGCCAAAATTAGAGACGAAATTTCCAGAAGATAA